The following proteins come from a genomic window of Halomarina ordinaria:
- a CDS encoding carbonic anhydrase has protein sequence MHRTVIELLERNAAHADEFRSRFDDVQDAQHPAAVTVCCSDSRVLQDLMWGNDTPGHLFTVGNIGNRVVQRTDAGEAVSGDVLYPVEHTGTRTVVVVGHTGCGAVTATYDHLTEGLSEPAGIEHCVGLLAPRLEAGVEALPDDLSRTEAVNHLVEYNVDRQVEFLRESDDVPDDVTVVGVVYDFQDVYAERRGEVHVVNVDGETDVGTLRDEHPEVDERVDRLWTY, from the coding sequence ATGCACCGGACGGTCATCGAACTCCTCGAGCGCAACGCGGCCCACGCCGACGAGTTCCGTTCCCGCTTCGACGACGTACAGGACGCACAGCACCCGGCCGCCGTCACCGTCTGTTGCTCGGACTCGCGCGTGCTCCAGGACCTGATGTGGGGCAACGACACGCCCGGCCACCTCTTCACCGTCGGCAACATCGGTAACCGCGTCGTCCAGCGGACCGACGCCGGCGAGGCCGTCTCGGGCGACGTCCTCTACCCGGTCGAACACACCGGGACGAGGACCGTCGTCGTCGTCGGCCACACCGGCTGTGGCGCCGTCACGGCGACCTACGACCACCTGACGGAGGGTCTCTCCGAACCGGCCGGTATCGAACACTGCGTCGGTCTGCTCGCCCCCCGGCTCGAGGCGGGCGTCGAGGCGCTCCCCGACGACCTGTCCCGGACGGAGGCGGTGAACCACCTCGTCGAGTACAACGTCGACCGGCAGGTCGAGTTCCTCCGCGAGAGCGACGACGTGCCGGACGACGTCACCGTCGTCGGCGTCGTCTACGACTTCCAGGACGTGTACGCCGAGCGCCGCGGCGAGGTCCACGTCGTCAACGTCGACGGCGAGACGGACGTCGGGACGCTCCGGGACGAACACCCGGAGGTCGACGAGCGCGTCGACCGGCTCTGGACGTACTGA
- a CDS encoding OsmC family protein: MTTTNGVNVEQLGQAVDAITEDPEVGRFTFRAETEWDDALRCVTVIDDFDQAGERITTREFEIAGDEPEQILGERTAPNAVELLLAAVGSCLSVGYAANAAAMGIDLDSLRFELEGDVDLRGFLGISEDVRAGYDAISCTAYVEADASEEELAELRERVEATSPLLDDVTNAVAVETDLVVERPELRG, from the coding sequence ATGACGACGACGAACGGAGTGAACGTAGAACAGCTCGGCCAGGCGGTCGACGCGATAACCGAGGACCCGGAGGTGGGACGGTTCACGTTCCGCGCGGAGACGGAGTGGGACGACGCCCTGCGCTGCGTGACGGTCATCGACGACTTCGACCAGGCCGGCGAACGAATCACCACCCGGGAGTTCGAGATAGCGGGCGACGAACCGGAACAGATACTCGGTGAACGGACGGCACCGAACGCGGTGGAGCTCCTGCTCGCCGCCGTCGGGTCGTGTCTGAGCGTCGGCTACGCCGCCAACGCCGCCGCGATGGGCATCGACCTCGACAGCCTCCGGTTCGAACTGGAGGGGGACGTCGACCTCAGGGGCTTCCTCGGTATCTCCGAGGACGTCCGCGCCGGCTACGACGCCATCTCCTGTACGGCGTACGTCGAGGCCGACGCCTCCGAGGAGGAACTCGCGGAACTGAGGGAGCGAGTCGAGGCCACGTCCCCGCTGCTCGACGACGTCACGAACGCCGTCGCCGTCGAGACCGACCTCGTGGTCGAACGACCGGAGCTCCGGGGATGA
- a CDS encoding helix-turn-helix transcriptional regulator — translation MIPRTTSGALADIEFLARSAHRVAVLDALTERPASRADLRSGTGASASTVGRALRAFEERGWVRRAGNRYEVTELGAFVSHGLRGLLERLETERALRDAWRWLPGAEAGFTVEMVTDAVVTTAEVDAPYRPVSRFASLLRETERFRFVGTDLALFEPCKDEIRRQIVDGMRTEIIDPPHVARYVLSTYRDHCEAAIESGTLIVRVHDDLPFYGVGLFDDRVAVSCYDEDSGTVQVLVDTDAPETREWAESTFEAYRGEARPLALEPTASEP, via the coding sequence ATGATACCGAGGACCACGAGCGGTGCGCTCGCCGACATCGAGTTCCTCGCGCGGTCGGCCCACCGCGTCGCCGTTCTCGACGCGCTGACGGAACGGCCCGCGAGTCGGGCCGACCTCCGGTCGGGGACCGGGGCGTCGGCGTCGACGGTCGGTCGGGCCCTCCGGGCGTTCGAGGAGCGTGGCTGGGTACGGCGAGCGGGGAACCGGTACGAGGTGACGGAACTGGGCGCGTTCGTCTCGCACGGTCTGCGGGGCCTCCTCGAGCGCCTCGAGACCGAACGAGCCCTCCGCGACGCCTGGCGGTGGCTCCCGGGTGCGGAGGCCGGGTTCACCGTCGAGATGGTGACCGACGCGGTCGTGACGACGGCCGAGGTCGACGCGCCGTACCGCCCGGTGAGCCGGTTCGCCTCGCTGCTCCGGGAGACGGAGCGGTTTCGGTTCGTCGGCACCGACCTCGCCCTGTTCGAACCCTGCAAGGACGAGATACGCCGGCAGATAGTCGACGGGATGCGCACGGAGATAATCGACCCGCCGCACGTCGCCCGGTACGTCCTCTCGACGTACAGGGACCACTGTGAGGCGGCCATCGAGAGCGGCACCCTCATCGTCCGGGTCCACGACGACCTCCCGTTCTACGGCGTCGGCCTCTTCGACGACCGCGTCGCCGTCAGTTGCTACGACGAGGACAGCGGGACGGTCCAGGTGCTCGTCGACACCGACGCCCCCGAGACGCGCGAGTGGGCCGAGTCGACCTTCGAGGCCTACCGGGGCGAGGCGCGACCCCTGGCGCTCGAACCGACCGCCAGCGAACCCTGA
- a CDS encoding helix-turn-helix transcriptional regulator — protein sequence MDSAVRDIEFLARSAHRVAALEALAEGGHDRRDLRLATGASDPTVGRILRDFEGHSWVVRTGPVYELTPLGEFVTERFLELREAMTAAGTLRDVWRWLPREMEGFAVEHFEDAVVSYPGPSYPYQPVERVSHLLETTDTIRGLGTTIYKSGNLEVFCRRVLDGMETEYIYSLPVLRAIVAWNPELTARAFECDNCTVLVHDSLRDDDRCGLNVMDDCIGICGHDPDTAQLEAVIDTASAEAREWAVDVYERHRREARPFDREEFLDADDGGRERLRVEP from the coding sequence ATGGACTCAGCGGTTCGGGACATCGAGTTCCTCGCGCGGTCGGCCCACCGCGTGGCGGCACTGGAGGCACTGGCCGAGGGGGGGCACGACCGCCGCGACCTGCGTCTCGCGACGGGCGCGTCGGACCCGACGGTCGGGCGCATCCTCCGGGACTTCGAGGGCCACTCCTGGGTCGTCCGGACGGGGCCGGTGTACGAACTCACGCCCCTCGGCGAGTTCGTGACCGAGCGGTTCCTCGAACTCCGCGAGGCGATGACGGCGGCCGGGACGCTCCGCGACGTCTGGCGCTGGCTCCCCCGGGAGATGGAGGGGTTCGCGGTCGAACACTTCGAGGACGCCGTCGTCTCCTACCCCGGTCCGAGCTACCCCTACCAGCCCGTCGAGCGCGTCAGCCACCTGCTGGAGACGACCGACACGATTCGAGGGCTCGGGACGACCATCTACAAGTCGGGGAACCTGGAGGTGTTCTGCCGGCGCGTCCTCGACGGGATGGAGACGGAGTACATCTACTCGCTTCCGGTCCTTCGGGCCATCGTCGCGTGGAACCCCGAGCTCACCGCCCGGGCGTTCGAGTGCGACAACTGCACGGTGCTGGTCCACGACTCGCTCCGGGACGACGACCGCTGCGGCCTCAACGTGATGGACGACTGCATCGGCATCTGCGGCCACGACCCCGACACCGCCCAGCTCGAGGCCGTCATCGACACCGCCTCAGCGGAAGCGCGCGAGTGGGCGGTCGACGTCTACGAACGACACCGCCGGGAGGCGCGCCCGTTCGACCGCGAGGAGTTCCTCGACGCGGACGACGGCGGGCGCGAGCGCCTGCGCGTCGAACCGTGA
- a CDS encoding cupin domain-containing protein: MKQAKGDVQVRVDTPDAIARQEMDFGDASEYGELSGEYFTMKAGTDLSPLLEGLEDDLCQCPHWGYVVEGSLTARYTDGTEEVAATGDLFYWPPGHTVRAETDSDFVMFSPQDEHAAVLDHVLARLDGLEEGR; the protein is encoded by the coding sequence ATGAAGCAAGCCAAGGGAGACGTTCAGGTCAGAGTCGACACGCCGGACGCCATCGCCCGTCAGGAGATGGACTTCGGCGACGCGAGCGAGTACGGGGAACTGAGCGGCGAGTACTTCACGATGAAGGCGGGGACGGACCTCTCGCCGTTGCTGGAGGGGCTCGAAGACGACCTCTGTCAGTGCCCACACTGGGGGTACGTCGTCGAGGGGTCACTCACCGCCCGGTACACGGACGGGACCGAGGAGGTGGCCGCGACCGGCGACCTCTTCTACTGGCCGCCGGGACACACCGTCCGGGCCGAGACGGACTCCGACTTCGTCATGTTCAGCCCGCAGGACGAGCACGCGGCGGTCCTCGACCACGTCCTGGCCAGACTCGACGGTCTCGAGGAGGGGCGGTGA
- a CDS encoding arsenic resistance protein has product MNAKERLQRRQVSVYAVAVLLAVGLALGRPDATPVVQRFIDPVLAVLLYVTFLEIPFVRLRRAFRDARYVAAALGMNFLVVPVVVFVLTRALPPRPVLLVGAFMVLLTPCIDYVITFTDLAGGDAELVTATTPALMLVQLSLLPLYLWLFMGEGIAEAIEPEPFVEAFLLVIALPLTLAWLTELWADRSAPGERWQVAMGWLPVPMLAATLFVVVASQLPRVWDSIGQVATVVPVYVAFLVVMPLLGRFAAGALGMDVGETRALVFTSVTRNSLVVLPLALALPAGYELAPAVVVTQTLVELVGMVVLTRVVPAWLVPDVSESAARADVASRE; this is encoded by the coding sequence ATGAACGCCAAGGAGCGCCTCCAGCGGCGTCAGGTCTCGGTCTACGCGGTCGCCGTCCTCCTCGCGGTCGGCCTCGCCCTCGGTCGGCCGGACGCGACGCCGGTCGTCCAGCGGTTCATCGACCCGGTGCTGGCCGTCCTGCTCTACGTCACGTTCCTCGAGATACCGTTCGTCCGACTCCGCCGTGCGTTCCGCGACGCGCGGTACGTGGCCGCGGCGCTCGGGATGAACTTCCTCGTCGTCCCCGTCGTCGTCTTCGTCCTCACCCGAGCGCTCCCGCCGCGTCCGGTCCTCCTCGTCGGCGCCTTCATGGTGCTCCTGACGCCGTGTATCGACTACGTCATCACCTTCACCGACCTCGCGGGTGGCGACGCGGAGCTGGTGACCGCGACGACGCCCGCCCTGATGCTCGTCCAGTTGTCGCTGCTCCCGCTGTACCTCTGGCTCTTCATGGGGGAGGGAATCGCCGAGGCCATCGAGCCCGAACCGTTCGTCGAGGCGTTTCTCCTCGTCATCGCGCTCCCCTTGACGCTCGCCTGGCTCACCGAACTCTGGGCCGACCGGTCCGCGCCGGGCGAGCGATGGCAGGTGGCGATGGGGTGGTTGCCCGTCCCGATGTTGGCCGCGACACTGTTCGTCGTCGTCGCCTCCCAGCTCCCCCGGGTGTGGGACTCCATCGGACAGGTCGCGACCGTCGTCCCGGTGTACGTGGCGTTCCTGGTCGTCATGCCGCTCCTCGGTCGGTTCGCGGCGGGAGCGCTGGGGATGGACGTCGGGGAGACTCGGGCGCTCGTGTTCACGTCGGTCACCCGCAACTCGCTGGTCGTGCTCCCGCTCGCGCTCGCGCTCCCTGCCGGCTACGAGCTGGCCCCCGCCGTCGTCGTGACCCAGACGCTCGTCGAACTGGTCGGGATGGTGGTACTCACGCGCGTCGTCCCCGCGTGGCTCGTCCCGGACGTGTCCGAGTCGGCGGCGCGCGCCGACGTGGCGAGCCGCGAGTGA
- a CDS encoding methyltransferase domain-containing protein — translation MTQSRSLDVERLEREVKAVYRDVARTPDEEFHFEMGRPLAERLGYPSTHLDAVPDDAIDSFAGVGYHFDLADLREGEDVLDLGSGSGMDVFVAAGHVGETGSVTGLDMTDEQLSKARRLGDEWGFETVAFEAGYVEDLPFEDDSFDAVVSNGVVNLSAEKDRVFEEIARVLRPDGRLALSDIVSEARMPERIKTNADLWAACIGGAEQVDDYRSTVEAAGFDVTAVETNPEYEFVSEQAQGACATYGVMSVSLAARVR, via the coding sequence ATGACGCAGTCGCGCTCGCTCGACGTCGAGAGACTGGAGCGGGAGGTCAAGGCGGTCTACCGGGACGTGGCCCGGACCCCCGATGAGGAATTCCACTTCGAGATGGGCCGCCCGCTGGCCGAGCGCCTCGGCTATCCGTCGACTCACCTCGATGCGGTCCCCGACGACGCCATCGACTCGTTCGCGGGGGTCGGCTACCACTTCGACCTCGCCGACCTCCGCGAGGGCGAGGACGTCCTCGACCTCGGTAGCGGGTCCGGGATGGACGTCTTCGTCGCCGCGGGACACGTCGGCGAGACCGGCAGCGTGACCGGGCTCGACATGACCGACGAACAGCTCTCGAAGGCGCGACGGCTCGGCGACGAGTGGGGGTTCGAGACCGTCGCGTTCGAGGCGGGCTACGTCGAGGACCTCCCGTTCGAGGACGACTCGTTCGACGCCGTGGTGTCGAACGGCGTCGTCAACCTCTCGGCAGAGAAGGACCGCGTCTTCGAGGAAATCGCGCGCGTCCTGCGCCCCGACGGTCGACTGGCGCTCTCGGACATCGTCAGCGAGGCCCGGATGCCCGAGCGCATCAAGACGAACGCGGACCTCTGGGCGGCCTGCATCGGTGGCGCGGAACAGGTCGACGACTACCGGTCGACGGTCGAGGCGGCGGGGTTCGACGTGACCGCCGTCGAGACGAACCCGGAGTACGAGTTCGTCTCGGAGCAGGCGCAGGGTGCGTGCGCGACCTACGGCGTGATGAGCGTCTCGCTCGCCGCACGTGTGCGGTGA
- a CDS encoding amphi-Trp domain-containing protein — protein sequence MGELETEERTTRTDIAAYLRDLADQLDGGGDVALALGETRVTLDPVDPVTFKLEGESDWDEGDTEAKQSIEFELVWWREATTAEEGALDVSDAGD from the coding sequence ATGGGGGAACTAGAGACCGAAGAGCGGACGACGCGAACCGACATCGCCGCCTACCTCCGGGACCTGGCCGACCAGCTCGACGGGGGTGGCGACGTGGCGCTCGCCCTCGGGGAGACGCGGGTCACGCTGGACCCCGTCGACCCGGTGACGTTCAAACTGGAGGGGGAGTCGGACTGGGACGAGGGGGACACGGAGGCGAAACAGAGCATCGAGTTCGAACTGGTGTGGTGGCGCGAGGCGACCACGGCCGAGGAGGGTGCGCTCGACGTCTCCGACGCGGGCGACTGA